The Lepeophtheirus salmonis chromosome 1, UVic_Lsal_1.4, whole genome shotgun sequence genome has a segment encoding these proteins:
- the LOC121131792 gene encoding uncharacterized protein isoform X1 yields the protein MQLHWIIMSVSEDSINLCLMSSVHACKETLYVSFRDSSTVQDVLNYYLIRVQAPGIGKVSYILLNDQRVPCKPESTLSKVLGKDVKSASLILSVSQVSETRRLDLILIIGICYFFWITSLVIGLVMYLTHGWSSHGGSLTIINAYSHGTELYLFKSHERNARFTCSINSSAGISVLINSPSELNLKYYFTNFHCFNKSLSSSVYLGATDGLRELNQTLPCETRELMTKVKNTLSSIVSDSFVEILTNTKQGILGWRGIHSKSGGNQTTADWGKFSLQVTFPTKDSNQTNNLNYLTLDNYGGKII from the exons ATGCAA TTACATTGGATCATCATGAGTGTCTCTGAAGATAGCATTAATTTGTGTTTAATGAGTTCTGTTCATGCATGCAAAGAAACATTATATGTGTCATTTAGAGATTCCAGTACAGTTCAAGATGTATTGAATTACTATCTAATTAGAGTCCAAGCTCCAGGCATTGGAAAAGTGTCTTACATTCTTCTCAATGATCAAAGAGTTCCCTGTAAACCGGAATCAACTTTATCTAAGGTTCTTGGGAAAGATGTCAAGTCTGCTAGTTTGATATTGAGTGTGAGTCAAGTTTCAGAAACAAGAAGATTGGATTTAATACTTATAATCgggatttgttattttttctggaTTACTTCCTTAGTTATAGGACTTGTGATGTATTTGACCCATGGATGGAGTTCCCATGGGGGATCATTGACTATTATCAATGCTTATTCTCATGGAActgagttatatttatttaaatctcaTGAAAGGAATGCAAGATTTACATGTTCAATAAATTCATCTGCTGGCATTTCTGTCCTCATAAAT AGTCCAAGTGAacttaatttaaagtattactTTACAAACTTTCATTGTTTCAACAAATCATTATCTTCATCAGTCTATCTTGGAGCTACTGATGGTCTAAGAGAGCTGAATCAAACTCTTCCTTGTGAAACAAGGGAATTGATGACTAAGGTCAAGAATACTCTAAGTTCTATAGTTAGTGATTCATTTGTCGAGATTTTGACTAATACAAAACAAGGAATACTTGGTTGGCGTGGAATACATTCAAAATCGGGGGGAAATCAAACTACTGCAGATTGGGGGAAATTTTCCCTTCAA GTTACATTCCCAACCAAAGATTCGAATCAAACCAACAACTTGAATTACCTTACACTTGACAATTATggtggaaaaattatataa
- the LOC121131792 gene encoding uncharacterized protein isoform X2: protein MSVSEDSINLCLMSSVHACKETLYVSFRDSSTVQDVLNYYLIRVQAPGIGKVSYILLNDQRVPCKPESTLSKVLGKDVKSASLILSVSQVSETRRLDLILIIGICYFFWITSLVIGLVMYLTHGWSSHGGSLTIINAYSHGTELYLFKSHERNARFTCSINSSAGISVLINSPSELNLKYYFTNFHCFNKSLSSSVYLGATDGLRELNQTLPCETRELMTKVKNTLSSIVSDSFVEILTNTKQGILGWRGIHSKSGGNQTTADWGKFSLQVTFPTKDSNQTNNLNYLTLDNYGGKII, encoded by the exons ATGAGTGTCTCTGAAGATAGCATTAATTTGTGTTTAATGAGTTCTGTTCATGCATGCAAAGAAACATTATATGTGTCATTTAGAGATTCCAGTACAGTTCAAGATGTATTGAATTACTATCTAATTAGAGTCCAAGCTCCAGGCATTGGAAAAGTGTCTTACATTCTTCTCAATGATCAAAGAGTTCCCTGTAAACCGGAATCAACTTTATCTAAGGTTCTTGGGAAAGATGTCAAGTCTGCTAGTTTGATATTGAGTGTGAGTCAAGTTTCAGAAACAAGAAGATTGGATTTAATACTTATAATCgggatttgttattttttctggaTTACTTCCTTAGTTATAGGACTTGTGATGTATTTGACCCATGGATGGAGTTCCCATGGGGGATCATTGACTATTATCAATGCTTATTCTCATGGAActgagttatatttatttaaatctcaTGAAAGGAATGCAAGATTTACATGTTCAATAAATTCATCTGCTGGCATTTCTGTCCTCATAAAT AGTCCAAGTGAacttaatttaaagtattactTTACAAACTTTCATTGTTTCAACAAATCATTATCTTCATCAGTCTATCTTGGAGCTACTGATGGTCTAAGAGAGCTGAATCAAACTCTTCCTTGTGAAACAAGGGAATTGATGACTAAGGTCAAGAATACTCTAAGTTCTATAGTTAGTGATTCATTTGTCGAGATTTTGACTAATACAAAACAAGGAATACTTGGTTGGCGTGGAATACATTCAAAATCGGGGGGAAATCAAACTACTGCAGATTGGGGGAAATTTTCCCTTCAA GTTACATTCCCAACCAAAGATTCGAATCAAACCAACAACTTGAATTACCTTACACTTGACAATTATggtggaaaaattatataa
- the LOC121117466 gene encoding uncharacterized protein isoform X1 — protein MDGFIRDMFKMNKRHNSWHNLIKFNDENEGSHQTRNGEVYDDVVGLVKKQECYIKQLEGETNFCRDKLNKLLLYTKDLLENKNEQDKSFQTPLMEGLKDTDACNEVIMLHHDLKSSTSTFKLENFALKKKVEAIQESEKLKEQSLRKEISVLSESLNHLRSEFDEVTRRESEAVEQVKRSVEVAEQVRLEKTDLEFEIGQLKLQIERQQARIRSLIEEQVIKSEEERNFAEKKYKNQLTQIKEEFQAQVGESSRIISENEKLKNTQNELGKNLEDRDKLIQNLRSENDKRIADLQLEIVSTETRRQKSDQELALLKLDFESVKHDLKSERSRLDSEVRSYKSRISRTEEMLTLSREENLRNVERNATLEREVNLMKLSHEHSTKDNSSNALLESYVKECDSERRTHRLIVERLEELVRRQSRIIGELKSQCNDLTEKLESISKDKLSVSTERDDLRSRLIFLEKKNSESEFQLQKFGSEIQSLQDEIDRKDVEMREMEIERNNFLIDQNHLIDNKFIVKKADKRCRRSLALNSSAITIIKKNQTSSPKRDDFSRK, from the exons ATGGACG GTTTTATTAGAGAcatgtttaaaatgaataagaGACACAATAGTTGGCACaatcttataaaattcaacGATGAAAATGAAGGGAGTCATCAAACAAGAAATGGAGAGGTTTATGATGATGTGGTTGGGCTCGTAAAAAAGCAAGAATGCTACATCAAACAATTGGAGGGAGAGACGAATTTTTGTcgtgataaattaaataaattgcttCTCTACACCAAAGACCTTTTAGagaacaaaaatgaacaagacAAATCTTTTCAAACTCCCCTGATGGAAGGACTCAAAGATACAGATGCATGTAATGAAGTAATTATGCTTCATCATGATTTAAAGTCTTCAACTTCTACCTTCAAGCTCgaaaattttgcattaaaaaagaaagtggAAGCTATCCAAGagtcagaaaaattaaaagagcAAAGTCTGAGGAAAGAAATTAGTGTATTGAGTGAATCATTGAATCATCTTCGATCTGAATTTGATGAAGTTACTAGAAGAGAATCTGAGGCTGTTGAACAAGTTAAACGAAGTGTGGAAGTAGCTGAGCAAGTGCGTTTGGAGAAAACTGATCTTGAGTTTGAGATTGGACAATTAAAATTGCAGATTGAGCGACAACAAGCTCGTATAAG gagtttGATTGAGGAGCAAGTAATTAAATCGGAAGAAGAGAGGAACTTTgctgaaaaaaagtataagaatCAACTTAcacaaataaaagaagaattccaAGCTCAAGTTGGAGAATCTAGTCGTATCATTTccgaaaatgaaaaattaaagaacacTCAGAATGAACTTGGAAAAAACTTGGAGGATAGagacaaattgatacaaaatctTCGCTCGGAAAATGATAAAAGAATAGCTGATCTACAATTGGAGATTGTCTCCACAGAAACACGAAGACAAAAATCCGATCAGGAACTTGCATTATTGAAATTAGATTTTGAGAGTGTCAAACATGATTTAAAGTCTGAAAGGTCCAGATTAGACTCTGAAGTGCGTTCTTATAAATCTCGGATATCTCGAACTGAAGAAATGTTGACACTTTCGAGAGAAGAGAATTTGAGGAATGTAGAAAGGAATGCTACTCTTGAAAGGgaagttaatttaatgaaattgagTCATGAACACAGTACTAAAGACAATTCATCGAATGCTCTACTCGAGTCTTATGTTAAGGAATGTGATTCCGAGCGTAGAACTCATCGACTGATTGTTGAAAGATTGGAGGAGTTAGTTCGAAGACAAAGTCGGATTATTGGTGAACTTAAAAGTCAGTGCAATGACCTAACTGAGAAATTAGAATCCATTTCCAAAGATAAACTATCTGTCTCAACCGAAAGAGATGATTTGCGCTCACGACTTatctttcttgaaaaaaaaaattctgagtcCGAATTTCAATTACAGAAATTTGGATCTGAGATTCAATCTCTTCAAGACGAAATCGATCGGAAAGATGTTGAAATGAGGGAAATGGAGATtgaaagaaacaattttttaatagatcaaaatcatCTTATCGATAATaaattcattgtaaaaaaagcGGATAAAAGGTGCAGGCGTTCCCTTGCTCTCAATTCCTCTGCTATTaccataattaagaaaaatcaaaCCTCGTCTCCCAAACGTGACGACTTTTCTCGTAAATGA
- the LOC121117466 gene encoding uncharacterized protein isoform X2 produces the protein MFKMNKRHNSWHNLIKFNDENEGSHQTRNGEVYDDVVGLVKKQECYIKQLEGETNFCRDKLNKLLLYTKDLLENKNEQDKSFQTPLMEGLKDTDACNEVIMLHHDLKSSTSTFKLENFALKKKVEAIQESEKLKEQSLRKEISVLSESLNHLRSEFDEVTRRESEAVEQVKRSVEVAEQVRLEKTDLEFEIGQLKLQIERQQARIRSLIEEQVIKSEEERNFAEKKYKNQLTQIKEEFQAQVGESSRIISENEKLKNTQNELGKNLEDRDKLIQNLRSENDKRIADLQLEIVSTETRRQKSDQELALLKLDFESVKHDLKSERSRLDSEVRSYKSRISRTEEMLTLSREENLRNVERNATLEREVNLMKLSHEHSTKDNSSNALLESYVKECDSERRTHRLIVERLEELVRRQSRIIGELKSQCNDLTEKLESISKDKLSVSTERDDLRSRLIFLEKKNSESEFQLQKFGSEIQSLQDEIDRKDVEMREMEIERNNFLIDQNHLIDNKFIVKKADKRCRRSLALNSSAITIIKKNQTSSPKRDDFSRK, from the exons atgtttaaaatgaataagaGACACAATAGTTGGCACaatcttataaaattcaacGATGAAAATGAAGGGAGTCATCAAACAAGAAATGGAGAGGTTTATGATGATGTGGTTGGGCTCGTAAAAAAGCAAGAATGCTACATCAAACAATTGGAGGGAGAGACGAATTTTTGTcgtgataaattaaataaattgcttCTCTACACCAAAGACCTTTTAGagaacaaaaatgaacaagacAAATCTTTTCAAACTCCCCTGATGGAAGGACTCAAAGATACAGATGCATGTAATGAAGTAATTATGCTTCATCATGATTTAAAGTCTTCAACTTCTACCTTCAAGCTCgaaaattttgcattaaaaaagaaagtggAAGCTATCCAAGagtcagaaaaattaaaagagcAAAGTCTGAGGAAAGAAATTAGTGTATTGAGTGAATCATTGAATCATCTTCGATCTGAATTTGATGAAGTTACTAGAAGAGAATCTGAGGCTGTTGAACAAGTTAAACGAAGTGTGGAAGTAGCTGAGCAAGTGCGTTTGGAGAAAACTGATCTTGAGTTTGAGATTGGACAATTAAAATTGCAGATTGAGCGACAACAAGCTCGTATAAG gagtttGATTGAGGAGCAAGTAATTAAATCGGAAGAAGAGAGGAACTTTgctgaaaaaaagtataagaatCAACTTAcacaaataaaagaagaattccaAGCTCAAGTTGGAGAATCTAGTCGTATCATTTccgaaaatgaaaaattaaagaacacTCAGAATGAACTTGGAAAAAACTTGGAGGATAGagacaaattgatacaaaatctTCGCTCGGAAAATGATAAAAGAATAGCTGATCTACAATTGGAGATTGTCTCCACAGAAACACGAAGACAAAAATCCGATCAGGAACTTGCATTATTGAAATTAGATTTTGAGAGTGTCAAACATGATTTAAAGTCTGAAAGGTCCAGATTAGACTCTGAAGTGCGTTCTTATAAATCTCGGATATCTCGAACTGAAGAAATGTTGACACTTTCGAGAGAAGAGAATTTGAGGAATGTAGAAAGGAATGCTACTCTTGAAAGGgaagttaatttaatgaaattgagTCATGAACACAGTACTAAAGACAATTCATCGAATGCTCTACTCGAGTCTTATGTTAAGGAATGTGATTCCGAGCGTAGAACTCATCGACTGATTGTTGAAAGATTGGAGGAGTTAGTTCGAAGACAAAGTCGGATTATTGGTGAACTTAAAAGTCAGTGCAATGACCTAACTGAGAAATTAGAATCCATTTCCAAAGATAAACTATCTGTCTCAACCGAAAGAGATGATTTGCGCTCACGACTTatctttcttgaaaaaaaaaattctgagtcCGAATTTCAATTACAGAAATTTGGATCTGAGATTCAATCTCTTCAAGACGAAATCGATCGGAAAGATGTTGAAATGAGGGAAATGGAGATtgaaagaaacaattttttaatagatcaaaatcatCTTATCGATAATaaattcattgtaaaaaaagcGGATAAAAGGTGCAGGCGTTCCCTTGCTCTCAATTCCTCTGCTATTaccataattaagaaaaatcaaaCCTCGTCTCCCAAACGTGACGACTTTTCTCGTAAATGA